One genomic segment of Puniceicoccus vermicola includes these proteins:
- a CDS encoding mechanosensitive ion channel family protein, whose product MEKIDDFLYFAAVIAAGMGGWFLLTTILTRTERKRAARIQRLKRFEPLRSEAPQKNHTEDSRDQALESLGYRFSIIRRTLLSVLVLVWLGLASAPFLDGFSTGLISVFGAAGAVLVGIAARPFLENVIAGYVVTFSKQFRTGDTILLDEQYGTIEDITPTHTIIKLWDWRRYVVPNSSMLTKEVINYSNRENLIWAKIQFYVSYQSDMKLVREVAIQAGRKSHLLVGDDDPKFWIMEMEKESIQCWLAMWTHTPADAWNLKVEVAGRIIEELAARGIRTHSYELHTSPGARTS is encoded by the coding sequence ATGGAGAAAATTGACGACTTTCTGTATTTCGCCGCCGTAATCGCGGCGGGGATGGGGGGATGGTTTCTTCTTACGACCATTCTTACTCGGACTGAGCGGAAGAGGGCGGCCCGAATCCAGCGTCTGAAACGGTTCGAACCTCTCCGTTCGGAAGCTCCCCAGAAGAATCATACGGAGGACTCTCGCGATCAGGCGCTTGAGAGCCTCGGTTATCGCTTTTCTATTATCCGAAGAACGCTTCTTTCGGTTTTGGTCCTTGTCTGGTTGGGACTGGCCTCAGCGCCTTTCCTCGACGGGTTTTCGACGGGACTCATTTCGGTGTTCGGTGCGGCTGGTGCGGTTCTTGTCGGGATCGCGGCTCGTCCCTTTCTTGAGAATGTGATCGCCGGCTATGTGGTGACGTTTTCCAAGCAATTTCGCACTGGGGATACCATTCTTCTCGATGAGCAATATGGGACGATTGAGGATATTACCCCGACTCACACGATCATCAAGTTGTGGGATTGGCGCCGATACGTTGTGCCCAATAGCTCCATGTTGACGAAAGAGGTGATCAACTACAGCAATCGGGAGAATTTGATCTGGGCGAAGATTCAGTTCTACGTTTCTTATCAATCCGATATGAAGCTGGTTCGCGAGGTGGCGATTCAGGCTGGTCGCAAGAGCCATTTGCTCGTGGGGGACGATGATCCCAAATTCTGGATCATGGAAATGGAGAAGGAGTCGATTCAGTGCTGGCTGGCGATGTGGACCCATACTCCGGCCGATGCCTGGAATCTCAAAGTTGAGGTAGCGGGCCGGATTATCGAAGAATTGGCGGCACGGGGGATCCGCACTCATTCCTATGAGTTGCATACCTCCCCGGGGGCCCGGACCTCATAG
- the cutA gene encoding divalent cation tolerance protein CutA, producing MASSDVSIGWTTVSSVSDAEALAGRLLEENLAACVQMDPGVRSVFRWKGEICSEEEVRLWVKTTESGAHEVESFFKNAHPYETPQWVWVTATGAAGDYAKWVFAEVKLYGEN from the coding sequence GTGGCGTCGAGTGATGTTTCTATCGGTTGGACGACGGTTTCCTCTGTCTCGGATGCGGAAGCGCTAGCCGGGCGTCTGCTGGAGGAGAATCTTGCGGCCTGCGTTCAGATGGACCCGGGAGTGAGGTCTGTTTTTCGCTGGAAAGGGGAGATTTGTTCCGAGGAGGAAGTTCGATTGTGGGTGAAAACCACGGAGTCGGGGGCGCACGAAGTGGAATCATTTTTCAAAAATGCTCATCCCTATGAAACTCCGCAGTGGGTTTGGGTAACGGCGACAGGGGCGGCAGGTGACTACGCGAAGTGGGTTTTCGCGGAGGTGAAGCTTTATGGAGAAAATTGA
- the pssA gene encoding CDP-diacylglycerol--serine O-phosphatidyltransferase: protein MSKNEPKIYLLPNLMTAGNLFCGFAAILSILEGALQQKTGFPSSGFYHRAILFILGAFLFDLLDGRVARLGGFESPFGREFDSLADLISFGIAPALLVFQIVLAEFDRAGWMVAFVYLACGALRLARFNCVAAEDKGAASRSFEGFPIPAAAGLTASLTLMMLWLQEGDVRIGAWKYALPVLMLFLSFMMFSRVSYPSFKAVNWRMEHSMARFLVVIVVIVFTLMNWQWMPAVLFTGYLTYGLLKGRRKKDADAPEIELEPTQASSDPEENKEKESGVE, encoded by the coding sequence ATGAGCAAGAACGAGCCGAAGATCTATCTGCTGCCGAATTTGATGACGGCAGGAAATTTATTCTGCGGTTTCGCAGCCATCCTGAGTATTCTCGAGGGGGCCTTGCAGCAGAAAACGGGTTTTCCTTCCTCAGGGTTTTATCACCGAGCGATTCTTTTCATCCTGGGAGCGTTTCTTTTTGATCTGCTCGACGGCAGGGTCGCTCGACTGGGAGGGTTCGAGAGTCCTTTCGGGCGAGAGTTCGACTCCTTGGCGGATTTAATTTCGTTTGGGATTGCTCCGGCTCTTCTGGTCTTCCAGATCGTGTTGGCAGAGTTCGATCGGGCCGGGTGGATGGTGGCCTTTGTTTATCTGGCCTGTGGAGCGTTGCGTTTGGCGCGCTTCAACTGTGTCGCGGCTGAGGATAAAGGAGCGGCGAGTCGCAGCTTTGAAGGATTTCCGATACCAGCAGCGGCCGGTCTGACCGCGTCGTTGACCTTGATGATGCTTTGGCTTCAGGAGGGTGATGTCCGGATTGGAGCGTGGAAATATGCGCTTCCGGTCTTGATGCTCTTCCTCTCCTTTATGATGTTCAGCCGGGTGAGCTATCCGAGCTTCAAAGCGGTGAACTGGAGGATGGAGCATTCGATGGCCCGTTTTCTCGTGGTGATCGTGGTGATCGTTTTCACTCTGATGAATTGGCAGTGGATGCCGGCGGTCCTCTTCACGGGATACTTGACTTATGGGCTGTTGAAGGGCCGGAGGAAAAAGGATGCCGACGCACCGGAGATCGAATTAGAACCAACCCAAGCCTCATCCGATCCCGAGGAAAACAAGGAGAAGGAGAGTGGCGTCGAGTGA
- a CDS encoding phosphatidylserine decarboxylase, with amino-acid sequence MRWQTLYEGRWIFGLLFLFTVVSFLFFPWVGPLFIGLIVFSLYFFRDPKREIPGDPLAIVSAADGVVADIVEQTEGPYEDLPIRIGVFLSVFNVHVNRTPIEGEVIFTEEKNGKYLDARHPDASSLNAFRAWLIQGPERKVAVRQITGAIARRIVAWSKPGDSLKKGDRFGMIRFGSRTEVFLPAGTRVLVSKGDKVEGGITVIAEFPQKEEQS; translated from the coding sequence ATGCGCTGGCAAACTCTATACGAGGGTCGATGGATATTCGGTCTTCTCTTTCTCTTCACCGTAGTCTCGTTCCTATTTTTCCCTTGGGTCGGACCGCTTTTTATCGGGTTGATCGTTTTCTCCCTCTACTTTTTCCGGGATCCAAAGCGGGAGATTCCGGGGGATCCGCTGGCGATTGTTTCGGCCGCCGATGGAGTGGTGGCTGACATTGTCGAGCAGACGGAGGGTCCTTATGAGGATCTGCCGATTCGGATCGGGGTGTTTCTTTCGGTATTTAATGTCCACGTAAATCGGACACCGATTGAAGGGGAGGTTATTTTTACTGAGGAAAAGAACGGCAAGTATCTTGATGCCCGTCATCCGGATGCCTCTTCGTTGAATGCATTTCGGGCTTGGTTAATTCAAGGTCCGGAACGAAAAGTCGCGGTTCGGCAAATTACCGGGGCAATTGCACGCCGGATTGTTGCCTGGTCCAAGCCGGGCGATTCTCTGAAGAAGGGCGATCGATTCGGAATGATCCGGTTCGGCTCGCGGACGGAGGTTTTCTTGCCAGCAGGCACCCGAGTGCTGGTTTCGAAAGGAGATAAAGTTGAGGGAGGTATTACCGTAATCGCGGAATTTCCGCAAAAGGAGGAACAATCATGA
- the pdhA gene encoding pyruvate dehydrogenase (acetyl-transferring) E1 component subunit alpha, with product MATKKTTRSPSGPVEKAAKAKINSSLSDEEKIKLLEEMIRVRRFEERSLRSYQQGKIGGFLHLYIGQESVATGSLSVLDKNDHFITAYRDHGHALACGMSMNECMAELYGKATGCSRGKGGSMHFFAPDKNYWGGHGIVAGQTPLGLGLAYALKYQGIDGCALCYLGDGAVNQGVFHESLNLASLWDIPIVYIIENNGYSMGTSEARSSKFTDSLAKRAEAYDMAWESVVANHVYVVRETTDRWVRYAKEKSRPVLLELKTYRYRGHSVADANSEKYRTKEEIQKYQETMDPINVFRKTLTEEGVIDDEKVKEIEKNAKEEANAAAKFADESEFPGVETITENVYWETDNPDQRESEGRMFFHS from the coding sequence ATGGCCACCAAAAAGACAACTCGCTCACCCTCCGGTCCAGTCGAGAAAGCCGCCAAGGCTAAGATCAACTCGTCTCTCTCAGACGAGGAGAAGATCAAACTCTTGGAGGAAATGATTCGCGTACGCCGGTTTGAGGAACGATCTCTCCGCTCATATCAGCAGGGTAAAATCGGGGGATTCCTCCACCTATATATCGGGCAGGAATCTGTTGCGACCGGCAGCCTGTCCGTTTTGGACAAGAACGATCACTTCATTACCGCCTATCGTGATCACGGTCACGCTCTTGCTTGCGGAATGTCGATGAACGAGTGCATGGCCGAGCTCTACGGGAAGGCAACTGGATGCTCGCGCGGTAAGGGTGGTTCGATGCACTTCTTCGCTCCTGACAAGAATTACTGGGGAGGACACGGAATTGTCGCTGGCCAAACTCCTCTCGGCCTCGGCCTCGCCTACGCGCTGAAGTATCAAGGTATCGACGGTTGCGCTCTCTGCTACCTCGGAGATGGTGCCGTCAACCAAGGCGTTTTCCACGAATCTCTGAACCTCGCTTCTCTCTGGGATATTCCGATTGTCTACATCATCGAGAACAACGGTTACTCGATGGGAACCAGCGAAGCGCGTTCCAGTAAATTTACCGACAGCTTGGCCAAACGGGCCGAAGCCTACGATATGGCTTGGGAGAGTGTGGTCGCCAATCACGTCTACGTGGTCCGCGAAACTACCGACCGCTGGGTCCGCTACGCCAAAGAAAAGTCCCGTCCGGTTCTCTTGGAACTCAAGACTTACCGCTACCGCGGGCACTCCGTGGCCGACGCGAATTCGGAAAAATACCGGACGAAGGAAGAGATCCAGAAATATCAGGAAACGATGGATCCCATCAACGTCTTCCGCAAAACCCTGACCGAAGAGGGAGTCATCGACGACGAGAAGGTGAAGGAAATCGAGAAAAACGCCAAGGAGGAGGCCAATGCGGCTGCGAAGTTCGCCGACGAGAGCGAATTCCCCGGTGTCGAAACCATCACTGAAAACGTCTACTGGGAAACCGACAATCCGGACCAGCGCGAGAGCGAAGGCCGCATGTTCTTCCACTCCTAA
- a CDS encoding alpha-ketoacid dehydrogenase subunit beta, translating into MPEITYREAVKQALIEELERDDKVVVMGEEVAQYNGAYKVTEGLYDQFGDKRIIDTPISEAGFIGLGIGASMLGMRPVMELMFWSFSYVAFDQIVNNAAMVRYMSGGLINVPIVIRGPANGGTNVGATHSHTPENFIAYTPGLKVVCPSNAYDAKGLMKSAIRDNDPVYVMENTLLYGQKWEVPEEEYVIPLGKADIKREGTDLTIVSHGRSVITSLEAAKALAEDGIEVEVVDLRSIRPLDIDTVLESVRKTNRVLLVDENKPFCATSSQISHMIQLEAFDYLDAPIQRVTSIDAPAIYSDPLEKEQLPNAARVEKAARAILDQVS; encoded by the coding sequence ATGCCAGAAATAACTTATCGCGAAGCCGTCAAGCAGGCCCTCATTGAGGAACTGGAGCGAGACGACAAAGTCGTCGTAATGGGCGAGGAAGTCGCTCAATACAACGGAGCCTACAAGGTCACCGAAGGTCTTTATGACCAATTTGGAGACAAACGCATCATCGACACCCCGATCAGCGAGGCCGGATTCATCGGTCTGGGAATCGGTGCCTCCATGCTCGGTATGCGCCCGGTGATGGAGCTCATGTTCTGGAGCTTTTCCTACGTGGCCTTCGACCAGATCGTCAACAATGCGGCCATGGTCCGCTACATGTCCGGAGGACTGATCAACGTACCGATCGTCATCCGCGGCCCCGCTAACGGAGGCACGAATGTGGGGGCTACACACTCCCACACACCGGAAAACTTCATCGCTTACACGCCCGGTCTGAAGGTGGTTTGCCCGTCAAACGCCTACGATGCCAAAGGTCTCATGAAGAGCGCTATCCGCGACAACGACCCGGTCTACGTCATGGAAAACACTCTTCTCTATGGACAAAAATGGGAAGTCCCCGAAGAGGAATACGTAATCCCTCTCGGAAAAGCCGACATCAAGCGGGAAGGCACCGACTTGACGATCGTCTCGCACGGTCGTTCGGTCATCACGTCCCTCGAAGCGGCTAAGGCCCTCGCCGAAGACGGTATCGAGGTGGAAGTCGTCGACCTCCGCTCAATTCGTCCGCTCGACATCGACACCGTGCTCGAATCGGTCCGCAAGACCAACCGAGTCCTCCTCGTCGATGAGAACAAACCGTTCTGTGCTACGAGCTCGCAGATCTCTCACATGATTCAACTGGAGGCCTTCGACTATCTCGACGCTCCGATTCAGCGAGTCACATCGATCGATGCGCCGGCCATTTACTCGGACCCATTGGAAAAGGAACAGCTGCCCAATGCCGCCCGCGTCGAAAAAGCGGCTCGTGCGATCCTTGACCAAGTCTCCTAA
- a CDS encoding pyruvate dehydrogenase complex dihydrolipoamide acetyltransferase: MAEIIEMPKLSDTMTTGTLVKWLKKEGETVTNGDKLAEVETDKATMELENFDEGVILKCYVSEGDQVEVGAPVCAIGEKGEDAPEVEGSSSGGSSKSESKEEESKDESSDEKDEAPAEEEKEESQESAPESDESDDDTRIKASPLARKIAKENGVKLGAVEGSGPRGRVVKADVLKAMESGSAQQSEAPAAAAASFGAPASGSFPEGEEVKLSGMRSAIARRLLESKTTIPHFYLEIEVDMAPLIALRKSVNEGLADLAPEAGGAKFSVNDLILKASAEALRRVPAVNASWGETKIIRHGGVHLAFAVAVEEGLVTPVVRDAHAKTLRQISAEAKELAIKAKKKKLKPDEMSGSTFTVTNLGMFGINAFFGIINPPNAAILSVGSTVSKPVVDKNGQIVVGQRMNIGISADHRVVDGAIAAQYLAALKEILEAPALMLV, from the coding sequence ATGGCTGAAATCATCGAAATGCCCAAACTCAGCGATACCATGACGACCGGCACCCTGGTCAAATGGTTGAAGAAAGAGGGAGAGACCGTTACCAACGGCGACAAGCTCGCTGAAGTCGAGACGGACAAAGCTACGATGGAGCTGGAGAACTTCGACGAAGGCGTAATCCTGAAGTGCTACGTCTCCGAAGGGGATCAGGTCGAAGTCGGAGCCCCTGTCTGCGCCATCGGCGAGAAAGGTGAAGACGCCCCGGAAGTGGAAGGAAGCTCCTCCGGAGGCAGCTCCAAGAGCGAGTCCAAAGAGGAAGAGTCGAAAGATGAAAGCTCCGACGAAAAGGACGAGGCTCCCGCTGAAGAAGAAAAGGAAGAAAGCCAGGAATCCGCACCTGAGTCGGACGAATCCGACGACGACACGCGCATCAAGGCCTCTCCTCTAGCCCGCAAAATCGCCAAGGAAAACGGCGTTAAACTCGGTGCAGTCGAGGGCAGTGGCCCCCGTGGCCGAGTGGTGAAGGCCGACGTTCTGAAAGCCATGGAATCGGGTAGCGCCCAGCAATCCGAAGCGCCAGCAGCAGCCGCAGCCTCCTTCGGAGCTCCCGCCAGTGGATCCTTCCCCGAAGGCGAAGAGGTCAAACTCTCCGGCATGCGCTCGGCGATTGCCCGCCGCCTTCTTGAGTCCAAGACCACGATCCCCCATTTCTACTTGGAGATCGAGGTCGACATGGCTCCTCTCATCGCTCTGCGCAAGAGCGTCAACGAAGGGCTTGCCGATCTGGCTCCCGAAGCAGGTGGTGCGAAGTTCTCCGTCAATGACTTGATCCTCAAAGCCAGCGCCGAAGCCTTGCGCCGAGTCCCGGCGGTAAACGCTTCCTGGGGCGAAACAAAGATCATTCGCCACGGTGGAGTGCATCTCGCCTTTGCGGTTGCGGTCGAAGAAGGGCTCGTCACTCCAGTCGTTCGCGATGCCCATGCGAAGACTCTTCGCCAGATCTCTGCCGAAGCCAAAGAGCTCGCCATCAAAGCGAAGAAAAAGAAGCTCAAGCCCGACGAAATGTCCGGCAGCACCTTCACGGTCACCAACCTCGGCATGTTTGGCATCAACGCTTTCTTCGGGATCATCAACCCACCGAACGCCGCCATTCTCTCTGTCGGATCAACCGTCTCTAAGCCGGTCGTCGATAAGAACGGTCAGATCGTAGTCGGACAACGGATGAATATCGGCATCAGCGCCGATCACCGAGTCGTGGATGGAGCCATCGCCGCCCAGTATCTCGCGGCCCTCAAGGAAATCCTCGAGGCACCCGCATTGATGCTGGTCTAA
- a CDS encoding polyprenyl synthetase family protein, whose amino-acid sequence MPFSGADSLQAALETYREFAAAENAKLGERLQERAGNSTLVDHLTAELSHEGKHLRPALTLASHFVFSGGNVPNRECLAAAHALEVFHSFVLIHDDVIDASPQRRNRPTLHCRIEKDLNVPHSTAGHLAIVLGDILFGYAINLLSSPDIDHGLIGPLQQYLATVTEDTGLGEARELTFLDKPLGEVTLDDISEVYFLKTTRYTIEAPLWLGARAAGIPAEELSALTEFARPIGLGFQMENDLHEASLPLEKFERLAYDFQTGVKTLFLRRLYDDLRPPLQDELISVLNRCQQDRSALTRLHELIHSTQTLATMHREVDACFDEARDWIPGSPYSEAQKVGLSQLAQFISTQRKHSEAPKG is encoded by the coding sequence ATGCCTTTTTCCGGCGCCGACTCCCTGCAGGCCGCCCTCGAGACCTATCGCGAGTTTGCCGCCGCAGAAAACGCGAAACTCGGCGAACGCCTGCAGGAGCGCGCCGGAAATTCCACTCTGGTTGATCATCTCACCGCAGAGCTTTCTCACGAAGGAAAGCACCTGCGGCCCGCCCTGACGCTGGCCTCCCATTTCGTTTTTTCCGGAGGCAACGTTCCCAATCGTGAGTGCCTTGCTGCGGCTCATGCTCTTGAAGTATTCCACAGCTTCGTGCTCATCCACGATGATGTGATCGATGCTTCGCCCCAGCGGCGTAATAGGCCCACCCTTCACTGCCGCATCGAGAAAGATCTGAATGTGCCGCACTCGACTGCTGGTCATTTAGCCATCGTTCTCGGAGACATCCTCTTCGGCTACGCCATCAATCTTCTCAGCAGTCCCGATATCGATCATGGCCTGATCGGACCTCTACAACAGTATTTGGCGACTGTGACCGAAGACACTGGTCTTGGCGAAGCTCGCGAGCTCACCTTTCTCGACAAACCACTCGGCGAAGTGACTCTCGATGATATCTCCGAGGTCTATTTTCTGAAAACCACACGCTACACGATCGAGGCCCCTCTTTGGCTGGGAGCTCGCGCAGCGGGGATTCCTGCGGAAGAGTTGAGTGCATTGACCGAATTTGCCCGACCCATCGGGCTCGGTTTTCAGATGGAGAATGATCTCCACGAGGCCTCGCTGCCCCTAGAGAAATTCGAGCGCCTTGCCTACGATTTCCAAACCGGAGTAAAAACCCTCTTTCTCCGCAGACTGTATGACGACCTACGCCCACCTCTTCAGGATGAGCTGATCAGCGTCCTAAACCGGTGCCAGCAAGACCGCTCTGCACTCACCCGCCTTCACGAGCTGATCCATTCGACCCAAACCCTCGCGACCATGCATCGAGAGGTTGACGCGTGCTTCGACGAAGCTCGGGACTGGATCCCGGGTTCTCCCTACAGCGAAGCCCAAAAGGTGGGCCTCTCTCAACTCGCTCAGTTTATCTCAACCCAGCGGAAACACTCCGAGGCCCCCAAGGGATAA
- a CDS encoding YbaB/EbfC family nucleoid-associated protein — protein MAGVGKLLKQAAKMQKQMEAMQEELAEKVIEVSSGGGAVTVKINGQGIVQDVDFDPEFLKEEVSFVRETLLEAIQEAQEKAKSESDEAMSSISGGMNFPGLM, from the coding sequence ATGGCAGGAGTAGGAAAACTTTTGAAGCAGGCGGCCAAAATGCAAAAGCAGATGGAGGCCATGCAGGAAGAACTCGCAGAGAAGGTAATCGAGGTCTCCAGTGGTGGAGGCGCGGTGACCGTTAAGATCAACGGGCAGGGCATCGTTCAGGATGTCGATTTTGACCCCGAGTTCCTCAAGGAAGAAGTCAGTTTTGTGCGCGAAACGCTTCTCGAAGCGATCCAAGAAGCTCAAGAGAAGGCTAAGTCGGAGAGCGACGAAGCGATGTCGTCAATCTCCGGGGGAATGAATTTCCCTGGTTTGATGTAG
- the metF gene encoding methylenetetrahydrofolate reductase [NAD(P)H] translates to MNFFREIWSSGRPVCSVEFFPPKNQETEKQFHLTAERLKAYRPDFVSMTYGAGGSSRDRSIGFGLQLRENFGYEVLPHLTCVGHSRDEMRSILDDFEESGFQGIMALRGDPPQGLTEFKPHPDGLRYASDLVQFIRETHPSFATGVAGYPEKHPESPNADEDLRHLVSKVSAGGDFITTQLFFENQDYFRFVERCRAAGITVPILPGILTAVSWKQVSRFCDMCGSRIPPALASQLEEAAGDSEAEAEVGINWAKNQVIELLQAGAPGFHLYILNRSKPALELMRRLDQELGADFRSIPRDDSSVL, encoded by the coding sequence ATGAATTTTTTCCGCGAAATTTGGAGCTCCGGTCGCCCGGTATGCTCCGTAGAGTTTTTCCCTCCAAAGAATCAGGAGACCGAAAAACAGTTCCATCTGACAGCCGAGCGACTCAAGGCTTATCGTCCCGATTTTGTGTCGATGACCTATGGTGCCGGCGGCAGCAGCCGGGATCGTTCGATCGGGTTTGGTCTGCAGTTGAGGGAAAATTTCGGCTACGAGGTGCTCCCTCACCTCACTTGCGTAGGTCACTCTCGAGACGAAATGCGGTCTATTTTGGACGATTTCGAGGAATCAGGATTTCAGGGGATCATGGCTCTCCGGGGAGACCCGCCCCAAGGGCTCACCGAGTTCAAGCCACACCCGGATGGACTCCGTTATGCCTCCGATCTAGTTCAATTTATCCGCGAAACCCATCCCTCCTTTGCTACCGGAGTCGCGGGATACCCCGAGAAGCATCCTGAATCCCCGAACGCAGACGAAGATCTGCGGCATCTGGTCAGCAAGGTCTCAGCCGGGGGAGACTTCATCACGACCCAGCTCTTTTTCGAGAATCAGGATTACTTTCGCTTTGTCGAAAGATGCCGGGCGGCCGGCATCACTGTCCCCATTCTTCCCGGAATTCTCACTGCCGTTTCGTGGAAGCAAGTATCCCGCTTCTGCGACATGTGCGGCTCGAGGATCCCTCCCGCACTCGCCTCCCAGCTCGAGGAAGCGGCCGGAGATTCTGAAGCAGAAGCTGAGGTCGGCATCAACTGGGCGAAAAATCAGGTCATCGAACTCTTGCAAGCTGGTGCGCCGGGCTTCCACCTCTACATTCTCAACCGATCAAAACCAGCGTTGGAGTTGATGCGCCGCCTCGACCAAGAGCTGGGCGCTGACTTCCGGTCAATTCCTCGCGACGACAGCTCCGTCCTCTAG
- a CDS encoding SGNH/GDSL hydrolase family protein: MVFETGDTLLFIGDSITDCGQARPVGEREGLGAGYVSLVNSALGARFPETVVSVLNAGISGNRVTDLEARWKSDVTDLKPDWVSIMIGINDVWRQFDREELEDQVGPEQFQSILAKLVEETAKEVKGIFLMTPFFLETHLQDPMRAKMDQYGAIVREIAEKSGARFVDTQAAFDKYLAKRPTQSLCGDRVHPNLVGHQILADAFLAAI, encoded by the coding sequence ATGGTTTTTGAAACAGGAGACACTCTTCTTTTTATCGGAGATTCGATTACGGATTGCGGCCAAGCCCGCCCAGTAGGCGAACGAGAGGGTTTGGGAGCGGGGTATGTATCCCTCGTGAATTCTGCTCTGGGAGCTCGCTTTCCGGAGACCGTAGTTTCGGTCTTGAACGCCGGGATCAGCGGGAACCGGGTCACCGATCTTGAGGCGAGGTGGAAGTCGGATGTCACCGACCTCAAGCCGGACTGGGTTTCGATCATGATTGGGATCAATGATGTCTGGCGCCAGTTTGACCGGGAGGAGCTTGAGGATCAGGTGGGTCCGGAGCAATTTCAGTCGATTTTGGCGAAGTTGGTCGAGGAGACTGCAAAGGAGGTCAAAGGGATCTTCCTGATGACTCCTTTCTTCCTCGAGACACACCTGCAGGATCCGATGAGGGCGAAGATGGATCAGTATGGTGCGATCGTTCGAGAGATTGCCGAGAAGTCCGGAGCGCGCTTTGTGGATACCCAGGCGGCTTTCGATAAGTATCTGGCAAAAAGACCGACGCAGAGTCTTTGCGGCGATCGCGTGCATCCGAATCTAGTCGGACACCAGATTCTCGCGGACGCCTTTCTTGCGGCAATCTAA
- a CDS encoding NADPH-dependent FMN reductase, with product MDNTPRILVFAGSARKESLNRKLAAAAHQMIQDAGGVSTLLDAAEVSLPLYNQDLEENGLPEEALRLKKIFAEHDALLIASPEYNSSITPFLKNLIDWVSRPTEGEEMTAQFRGKVAGLVSASPSGLGGMRALVHVRDILGNIGVLVIPEQKAIPNAFDVFDEEGKIQDENVVKGVRTVVESLVASTQKLKG from the coding sequence ATGGATAATACACCACGTATTCTGGTTTTCGCGGGGAGTGCGCGAAAAGAGTCTCTAAACCGGAAACTGGCTGCGGCAGCCCACCAAATGATTCAAGATGCGGGAGGAGTCTCGACGCTTTTGGATGCGGCGGAGGTGAGTTTGCCGCTCTACAATCAGGACCTCGAGGAAAATGGATTGCCCGAGGAGGCTCTGAGATTGAAGAAAATCTTCGCCGAGCACGACGCGCTTCTCATTGCCAGTCCGGAGTATAACTCCTCGATCACTCCATTCCTGAAGAACCTGATCGATTGGGTTTCGCGGCCAACCGAAGGAGAGGAGATGACGGCGCAGTTTCGCGGTAAAGTTGCGGGATTGGTCTCGGCCTCTCCCAGTGGTCTCGGTGGGATGCGAGCGCTGGTCCACGTTCGCGATATTCTCGGGAATATAGGAGTTCTGGTCATTCCCGAGCAGAAAGCTATTCCGAATGCCTTCGATGTGTTTGACGAAGAGGGCAAAATTCAGGACGAGAACGTCGTCAAAGGGGTCCGAACCGTAGTCGAGAGTCTGGTCGCTTCGACTCAGAAGCTGAAAGGCTAA